The Denticeps clupeoides unplaced genomic scaffold, fDenClu1.1, whole genome shotgun sequence genome has a segment encoding these proteins:
- the LOC114783288 gene encoding ephrin type-A receptor 3-like yields the protein MMAGLCGVSTPLLPLLLLLRAATPTLGLRSYPDNEVTLLDSMSALGDLGWEAYPAEGWEEISVMDEKNAPMRTYQVCNVMEANQNNWLRTGLILRHNAPRLYMEIKFTLRDCNSLPGVPGTCKETFNIYYHESSSDAPPPLRYVRESQYVKIDTIAADESFTQTDVGDRVMKLNTEVRDIGGLTKRGIYLAFQDLGACIALVSVRVFYKRCPLAVLNLARFADTVTGGDSALVEVRGTCLEDAEELEPPRMFCSADGGWLVPIGRCTCRPGFEEIDGRCQHAWSHAHHSPMIFNINWSNLQPGKIKVWNGPTEIMVTYYEKNQGEQNYTVLKTKANVMTVDGLKLGTTYVFRVRAHTDGGYGNFGGEIELETSHGDMLAVGDPNQSALLAVSVSGGVVLLVLLVACFVVSGRRCGYIKAKQDPEEEKLQFHHGRVKLPGSRTYIHPHTYEDPNQAIRDFAKEIDVASIRIERVIGAGEFGEVCSGRLWLPSRRDVQVAIKSLKAGYSEQQRRDFLSEASIMGQFDHPNIIRLEGVVTRCKPVMIITEYMENGSLDTFLKKRDGQFTVIQLVGMLRGITAGMQYLSEMNYVHRDLAARNILVNGQLACKVSDFGLSRVLEDDPEAAYTTRGGKIPIRWTAPEAITYRKFTSASDVWSYGIVMWEVISYGERPYWEMSNQDVIKAVDEGYRLPAPMDCPVVLHQLMLDCWEKNRSDRPKFSQIVGTLDHLIRNPSSLQQLASRSVWKDPPTPEVSLSTVGGWLDSIRMGQYKENFSSAGYVTLDSVLYVSGSELGKMGVSLAGHQKKILTSIQNLQALQGTHVQV from the exons tCACGCTGCTGGACTCCATGTCTGCGCTGGGCGATCTCGGATGGGAGGCCTATCCTGCTGAGGGG TGGGAGGAGATCAGTGTGATGGACGAGAAGAACGCGCCCATGCGGACTTACCAGGTGTGCAACGTGATGGAGGCCAACCAGAACAACTGGCTGCGCACGGGTCTGATCCTGCGCCACAACGCCCCGCGCCTCTACATGGAGATCAAGTTCACGCTGCGCGACTGCAACAGTCTCCCCGGGGTCCCCGGGACCTGCAAGGAGACCTTCAACATCTACTACCACGAGTCCAGCTCGGACGCGCCGCCGCCCCTGCGCTACGTGCGCGAGAGCCAATACGTTAAAATCGACACCATTGCGGCCGACGAGAGCTTCACGCAGACGGACGTCGGCGACCGGGTGATGAAGCTCAACACGGAGGTCCGGGACATCGGTGGTCTCACCAAGCGAGGGATCTACCTGGCCTTCCAGGACCTGGGCGCCTGCATCGCGCTGGTGTCGGTGCGCGTCTTCTACAAGCGCTGTCCGCTGGCGGTGCTGAACCTGGCGCGCTTCGCCGACACGGTGACCGGGGGCGACTCGGCGCTGGTGGAGGTGCGGGGGACCTGTCTGGAGGACGCCGAGGAGCTGGAGCCGCCCAGGATGTTCTGCAGCGCCGACGGCGGCTGGCTGGTGCCCATCGGCCGCTGCACGTGCCGCCCGGGCTTCGAGGAGATCGACGGCCGCTGCCAAC ATGCCTGGTCTCATGCTCATCATTCACCCATGATCTTCAACATCAACTGGAGCAATCTTCAACCAGGAAAAATCAAGGTGTGGAACGGCCCTACTGAGATCATG GTCACCTACTATGAAAAG AACCAGGGGGAGCAGAACTACACCGTCCTGAAGACCAAAGCTAACGTGATGACGGTGGACGGCCTGAAGCTGGGCACCACTTACGTGTTTCGGGTCCGAGCTCACACAGATGGTGGCTACGGCAACTTCGGTGGAGAGATCGAGCTGGAGACAAGTCACGGAG ACATGCTGGCAGTCGGAGACCCCAACCAGTCCGCCCTGCTGGCCGTGTCTGTGTCGGGGGGTGTGGTTCTGCTGGTTCTGCTGGTGGCCTGCTTCGTTGTGAGTGGGAG ACGCTGTGGATATATTAAAGCCAAGCAGGACCCAGAAGAGGAGAAGCTCCAGTTCCATCATGGCAGAG TCAAACTCCCTGGCAGTCGGACCTACATCCACCCGCACACGTATGAAGACCCCAACCAGGCCATCCGAGACTTTGCCAAGGAGATTGATGTGGCCAGCATCCGTATCGAGAGGGTGATCGGCGCTG GTGAGTTCGGGGAGGTGTGCAGCGGCCGACTCTGGCTGCCCAGTAGGAGGGACGTGCAGGTGGCCATTAAGAGCCTGAAGGCGGGATACAGCGAGCAGCAGAGGCGGGACTTCCTGAGCGAAGCCAGCATCATGGGACAATTCGACCACCCCAACATCATCCGTCTGGAGGGGGTCGTCACCAGAT GCAAGCCAGTAATGATAATAACGGAATATATGGAGAACGGATCTCTGGATACTTTTTTAAAG AAGCGTGATGGCCAGTTCACGGTGATCCAGCTGGTGGGGATGCTGCGGGGCATCACCGCCGGCATGCAGTACCTCTCCGAGATGAACTACGTCCACCGCGACCTCGCCGCTCGCAACATCCTGGTCAACGGACAGCTGGCGTGTAAAGTGTCGGACTTTGGCCTGTCCCGCGTGCTGGAGGACGACCCAGAGGCGGCGTACACCACCAGG GGGGGTAAGATTCCGATCCGGTGGACGGCTCCGGAGGCCATCACCTACAGGAAGTTCACGTCGGCAAGCGACGTCTGGAGCTACGGGATCGTCATGTGGGAAGTGATCTCCTACGGGGAACGTCCGTACTGGGAGATGTCCAATCAGGAC GTCATCAAGGCTGTGGATGAGGGCTACCGGCTGCCGGCCCCCATGGACTGCCCGGTGGTGCTGCACCAGCTCATGCTGGACTGCTGGGAGAAGAACCGGAGCGACAGGCCCAAGTTCAGCCAGATCGTCGGCACTCTGGACCATCTGATCCGGAACCCCAGCAGCCTGCAGCAGCTGGCCAGCCGCTCAGTGTG GAAGGACCCGCCTACTCCAGAAGTCAGTCTCAGCACAGTGGGAGGCTGGCTGGACTCCATAAGGATGGGGCAGTACAAGGAGAACTTCTCCAGCGCCGGCTACGTCACTCTCGACTCGGTTCTGTACGTCAGCGGCAG TGAGTTGGGGAAGATGGGCGTGTCTCTGGCTGGACACCAGAAGAAGATCCTCACCAGCATCCAGAACCTCCAGGCTCTGCAGGGGACCCACGTTCAAGTATAA